In one window of Streptomyces sp. NBC_01224 DNA:
- a CDS encoding ATP-binding protein yields the protein MLPTAWPGAQIALSPQEIEQWPNTASARALADDWPTGRPASFRVPTLERAVPVCRQLARLWMDFEGITDEGARCVALLVLSELVTNAIVHTDSLSITGRLQKDGDWLLVEVQDEGGTSSVPHRAGDANEYGRGLVVVAQSAQALGTRRETGGGRTFWARISLTG from the coding sequence ATGCTGCCGACTGCTTGGCCGGGGGCGCAGATCGCATTGTCCCCCCAGGAGATTGAACAGTGGCCGAATACGGCGTCAGCCCGGGCCCTGGCCGACGACTGGCCTACGGGACGACCGGCCTCGTTCCGCGTGCCGACACTGGAGCGAGCGGTGCCGGTCTGCCGCCAACTGGCCCGGCTGTGGATGGACTTTGAGGGTATAACGGACGAAGGTGCCCGATGCGTGGCCTTACTCGTGCTCTCTGAGCTGGTAACCAACGCCATCGTCCACACCGACAGCCTCTCGATCACCGGTCGCCTGCAAAAGGACGGTGACTGGCTCCTCGTGGAAGTCCAGGACGAGGGGGGAACATCGTCCGTCCCCCACCGTGCCGGCGACGCCAACGAGTACGGCCGAGGCCTGGTGGTGGTCGCGCAGTCCGCCCAGGCGCTGGGAACGCGGCGGGAGACCGGCGGCGGCCGCACATTCTGGGCACGGATCTCACTGACCGGGTGA